ATCGAACATCAACTTTTCCGACAATGGTCTCAATCGGTACAAAACCAAAATAACGACTATCTAGCGATTCTCTTCGATTATCTCCTAGTACAAATACGTGCCCTTCTGGAACCTCATTCCTATCTGTCGTATCTTCTAGAGTAAAGGACTCTGTCAGAGGTTTTCCATCATTTTTTCGATAAGGATCTAGGTACTTCTCCTCCACTTTCTCACCGTTCAAATAGAGCATATCACCTTTATATTCAATACGATCGCCGGGTAATCCAATTACACGCTTCACATAGTCCTCTTCTTTGTTGGCATGAAAGACAATCACATCTTCGTGGTGAACATCCGCCCAGTCATAGACTACTTTATTAACCATTAGTAAGTTTCCATCAAATAAAGTAGGTTCCATCGATTTTCCGTCAACGATGTAGCTTGCAAATAAAAACGTTCTAAATGCCATGGCAAGTACAATCGCAAACAAA
This genomic stretch from Pontibacillus yanchengensis harbors:
- the lepB gene encoding signal peptidase I, which encodes MNMKNIWKWVRTILFAIVLAMAFRTFLFASYIVDGKSMEPTLFDGNLLMVNKVVYDWADVHHEDVIVFHANKEEDYVKRVIGLPGDRIEYKGDMLYLNGEKVEEKYLDPYRKNDGKPLTESFTLEDTTDRNEVPEGHVFVLGDNRRESLDSRYFGFVPIETIVGKVDVRYWPISQLALTF